In Fimbriimonadaceae bacterium, the following are encoded in one genomic region:
- a CDS encoding DUF255 domain-containing protein gives MGNRLAASTSLYLRQHASNPIAWHAWGEEAFEEAARRDCPVFLSVGYASCHWCHVMAHESFEDPDVARVLNEHFVCVKVDREERPDVDEAYMLAVQLATGRGGWPMSVFLTPSRKPFLAATYVPKEPRGGHPGFQALCLRVEEAWRTERDALEAAAEEFSEAIARVQARQAPASDVGLSQLPDQAVAALAHDFDNRFGGFGDTPKFPPHTAIALLMACARRAGAEEMRSTAASMAHATLVQMIRGGIHDQVGGGFHRYSTDAAWLLPHFEKMLVDNALMLVNLGEAAESGTGETEVYRRTAARLVAWMERELRLPGGLYGSALDADSEGEEGRYYVWTEDEVRSALGDRAAAFLSAFGFEQDGNFADEATGERTGANIPHGVLNAAPFDADLGRLLEVRAERPPPALDDKAVVGWNALAMGALARMGFLDPALRLAEVLEGVVETDGGVPRVVSTQRPSTLGYLDDHAFAAQGFFRVAEATGDPRWSALAKRIVAKMVSEFEDPEGGFFATGVHHERLLGRTKPVFDQPAPSGNAVAVECLLRAGRQDAAERAVRSLAGWMAHAPQATEALLRATMPLIAQPGFAGFQEPVQIRLEPEAWAVEGDVARGRILITIAPGHHINSRRPPAKWLIPTSVEFEGLDATVGFPEDAELGWDGELELPVTLQVSGQDSFEVVVRYQACTEDVCLEPSVQRVAGRLRRS, from the coding sequence ATGGGCAACCGCTTGGCCGCCTCGACGTCCCTCTATCTGCGTCAGCACGCGTCCAACCCGATCGCATGGCACGCGTGGGGAGAGGAGGCTTTCGAAGAGGCCGCCCGGCGGGACTGCCCCGTCTTCCTCAGCGTCGGTTACGCCTCTTGCCACTGGTGCCACGTGATGGCGCACGAGTCCTTCGAGGACCCGGACGTCGCCCGCGTCCTGAACGAGCACTTCGTGTGCGTCAAGGTGGATCGCGAGGAGCGTCCGGACGTGGATGAGGCCTACATGCTGGCCGTCCAGTTGGCCACGGGACGGGGAGGGTGGCCCATGAGCGTGTTCCTCACACCCTCCCGCAAGCCGTTCCTGGCGGCCACCTACGTTCCCAAGGAGCCTCGCGGCGGCCACCCCGGCTTCCAAGCCCTCTGCCTCCGGGTCGAGGAAGCTTGGCGTACGGAACGGGATGCCCTCGAAGCGGCCGCGGAGGAGTTCAGCGAGGCGATCGCAAGGGTCCAGGCCCGGCAGGCTCCCGCCTCGGACGTCGGACTCTCCCAATTGCCCGACCAGGCGGTGGCCGCCCTCGCCCATGACTTCGACAACCGCTTTGGCGGCTTTGGGGACACGCCGAAGTTTCCACCCCACACCGCCATCGCGCTTCTGATGGCCTGCGCCCGGCGCGCGGGGGCAGAGGAGATGCGGAGCACGGCGGCCTCGATGGCGCACGCGACGCTCGTCCAGATGATCCGCGGGGGCATCCACGACCAGGTGGGAGGCGGCTTCCACCGGTATTCGACCGACGCGGCGTGGCTGCTTCCGCACTTCGAGAAGATGCTCGTCGACAATGCGCTGATGCTGGTCAACCTTGGCGAGGCTGCTGAGTCGGGGACGGGCGAGACCGAGGTGTACCGCCGCACCGCGGCCCGGCTCGTCGCATGGATGGAGCGCGAACTGCGCCTGCCCGGAGGGCTTTACGGGTCCGCGCTCGACGCGGACTCGGAAGGAGAGGAGGGGCGTTACTACGTGTGGACGGAGGACGAGGTCCGGTCCGCGCTGGGCGATCGGGCGGCCGCGTTCCTCTCCGCGTTCGGTTTCGAACAGGACGGGAACTTCGCGGACGAAGCGACGGGCGAGCGCACGGGCGCGAACATCCCCCACGGTGTGCTGAATGCCGCGCCCTTCGACGCGGACCTGGGACGCCTCCTCGAGGTGCGGGCCGAGAGGCCCCCTCCCGCGCTGGACGACAAGGCCGTCGTCGGTTGGAACGCCCTTGCGATGGGAGCGCTCGCACGCATGGGATTCCTGGATCCGGCTCTGCGGTTGGCCGAGGTGCTGGAGGGTGTCGTGGAGACCGACGGCGGAGTGCCCAGAGTCGTCTCCACGCAGCGACCCTCGACGCTGGGTTACCTCGACGATCACGCCTTTGCCGCCCAAGGATTCTTCCGCGTCGCAGAAGCGACGGGCGATCCGCGCTGGTCCGCACTCGCAAAGCGGATCGTCGCGAAAATGGTCTCGGAGTTTGAAGACCCGGAGGGCGGCTTCTTCGCCACCGGAGTGCACCACGAGCGGCTCCTGGGCCGCACCAAACCCGTGTTCGACCAGCCCGCTCCCAGCGGAAACGCCGTGGCCGTCGAGTGCCTGCTGCGTGCGGGACGCCAAGATGCCGCGGAGCGCGCCGTGCGGTCCCTCGCCGGTTGGATGGCCCACGCCCCCCAAGCCACCGAGGCGCTGCTCCGGGCCACCATGCCCCTGATTGCACAGCCCGGGTTCGCGGGCTTCCAGGAACCGGTTCAGATCCGCCTGGAACCAGAGGCATGGGCGGTTGAGGGCGACGTGGCCCGAGGTCGGATCCTAATCACCATCGCTCCCGGCCATCACATCAACTCCCGCCGGCCACCCGCCAAGTGGCTGATCCCGACGAGCGTGGAGTTCG